The following are encoded together in the Flavobacterium sp. TR2 genome:
- the lpxD gene encoding UDP-3-O-(3-hydroxymyristoyl)glucosamine N-acyltransferase: MKFTAEQIAGILEGEVVGNPNAEVSKLSKIEEGEEGSLTFLANPKYINYIYTTKATVTIVNDSFIPEQEITTTLIKVEDAYAAFSKLLHFYNQVKLNKNGIEPQSFMSEGTKYGENLYLGSFSYIGQNVVLGNNVKIYPNSFIGDNVVIGDNVFIFAGAKIYSETVIGNNCTVHSGVIIGADGFGFAPNENGEYSKVPQIGNVIIEDNVDIGANTTIDRATLGSTIIRKGVKLDNQIQIAHNVEIGKNTVIAAQSGVAGSTKIGENCMIGGQVGIAGHLTIGNNVRLQAQSGVARNIKDDEVLQGTPSLGYTDFNKSYVHFKNLPKIVAEVEELKKQIINPKNGNNG; this comes from the coding sequence ATGAAATTTACAGCAGAACAAATAGCAGGAATTTTAGAAGGAGAAGTTGTTGGGAATCCCAATGCAGAAGTTTCTAAGCTTTCTAAAATCGAAGAAGGAGAGGAAGGTTCTCTTACTTTTTTGGCTAACCCAAAGTATATCAATTATATATATACGACAAAGGCGACAGTAACAATTGTTAATGACAGCTTTATTCCTGAACAGGAAATTACTACTACACTAATAAAGGTAGAAGATGCTTATGCGGCGTTTTCTAAACTTTTGCATTTTTATAATCAGGTAAAATTAAACAAAAACGGTATCGAGCCCCAGTCATTTATGTCTGAAGGAACTAAGTATGGTGAAAACCTATATTTAGGAAGTTTTAGTTATATCGGACAAAATGTGGTTTTAGGTAATAATGTAAAAATTTACCCAAATAGCTTTATTGGCGATAATGTTGTCATTGGAGATAATGTATTCATTTTTGCTGGTGCAAAAATCTATTCTGAAACTGTTATCGGCAATAATTGTACAGTTCATTCGGGTGTTATTATAGGTGCTGACGGTTTTGGTTTTGCGCCAAATGAAAACGGAGAATACAGCAAAGTGCCTCAAATTGGAAATGTTATTATTGAAGATAATGTAGATATTGGTGCTAATACCACTATAGATAGAGCAACTCTTGGTTCTACGATAATTAGAAAAGGAGTTAAATTAGACAATCAGATTCAGATTGCCCATAATGTAGAAATTGGAAAAAATACTGTGATAGCCGCTCAGAGTGGCGTAGCAGGTTCTACAAAAATTGGCGAAAATTGTATGATTGGAGGACAAGTAGGTATTGCAGGTCATTTAACAATAGGCAATAATGTTAGGCTTCAAGCGCAGTCGGGTGTAGCCAGAAACATTAAAGACGATGAAGTTCTGCAAGGAACGCCATCTCTTGGATATACAGATTTTAATAAATCGTACGTTCATTTTAAGAATCTGCCTAAAATTGTGGCTGAAGTTGAAGAATTAAAAAAACAAATAATAAACCCAAAAAATGGAAATAATGGTTAA
- a CDS encoding bifunctional response regulator/alkaline phosphatase family protein, which translates to MDKIKILWVDDEIDLLKPHILFLEKKNYEVTTCNNGLDAIALFEEDNFDIVFLDENMPGMSGLETLSEMKEKKSAIPMIMITKSEEEYIMEEAIGSKIADYLIKPVNPNQILLSLKKNLDDSRLITEKTTLDYQKEFRKISMELAMVNSYEDWIELYKKLLFWELKLEDINDTAMIEILESQKVEANSQFGKYIERNYEDWFAPKADKPIQSNTLFKELVVPEIKKKDKPILFVVIDNLRYDQWKAFEGVVSNYYKLEKEVPYYSILPTATQYARNSIFSGLMPLEMEKQFPEYWKNDVEDGGKNLYEAEFLSAQLKRLGLNIKEDYFKITNYAGGKKLAENFKALKGNDLVTVVYNFVDMLSHAKTEMEVVKELASDDKAYRSLTLSWFKNSPLLEIIQQAQLLGFKLILTTDHGTINVKNPSKVVGDKNTSLNLRYKTGRSLTYEQKDVYVVKEPKSIGLPAINMSSSFIFAKNDFFLAYVNNYNHYVSYYKNTYQHGGISLEEMIIPFLVFNPK; encoded by the coding sequence ATGGATAAGATAAAAATACTTTGGGTCGACGATGAAATCGATCTTTTAAAGCCTCACATATTATTTCTAGAAAAAAAGAATTACGAAGTAACGACTTGCAATAACGGTCTCGATGCGATTGCCTTATTTGAGGAAGATAATTTTGACATTGTTTTTCTAGATGAAAATATGCCAGGAATGAGCGGATTGGAAACGCTTTCTGAAATGAAAGAAAAAAAATCTGCCATCCCAATGATTATGATCACCAAAAGCGAGGAAGAATACATTATGGAAGAAGCCATTGGTTCTAAAATCGCCGATTATTTGATAAAACCTGTAAACCCGAATCAGATTTTATTGAGTTTGAAGAAAAATCTGGATGATTCGCGATTAATTACAGAAAAGACAACCTTAGATTATCAAAAAGAATTCAGAAAGATTTCAATGGAATTGGCTATGGTTAATTCTTATGAAGACTGGATCGAGCTGTATAAAAAACTGCTTTTTTGGGAACTAAAACTCGAAGACATCAACGATACGGCAATGATCGAAATTTTGGAGTCTCAGAAAGTAGAAGCCAATTCGCAATTTGGAAAGTACATCGAAAGAAACTATGAAGACTGGTTTGCGCCAAAAGCTGATAAACCAATCCAGTCCAACACTTTATTTAAAGAATTGGTTGTTCCAGAAATAAAAAAGAAAGACAAACCGATTCTTTTTGTTGTAATTGACAACCTTCGTTACGACCAATGGAAAGCTTTTGAAGGCGTAGTTTCAAACTATTACAAATTGGAAAAAGAAGTTCCGTACTACTCTATTCTTCCAACTGCCACACAATATGCCAGAAATTCGATTTTTTCAGGTTTAATGCCTTTAGAAATGGAAAAGCAATTTCCGGAATACTGGAAAAATGATGTGGAAGACGGCGGAAAAAACCTTTACGAAGCAGAATTTCTGTCGGCACAATTAAAACGTTTAGGATTGAATATTAAGGAAGATTATTTTAAAATCACCAACTACGCAGGCGGAAAAAAATTGGCAGAAAATTTCAAGGCTTTAAAAGGGAACGATTTAGTGACGGTCGTCTACAACTTTGTTGATATGCTTTCGCACGCTAAAACCGAAATGGAAGTCGTAAAAGAATTGGCTTCAGACGACAAAGCATATCGTTCTTTAACCCTAAGCTGGTTCAAAAATTCTCCTTTATTAGAAATTATTCAGCAGGCACAGCTTTTAGGCTTCAAACTGATTCTAACAACAGACCACGGAACTATTAATGTAAAAAATCCGTCGAAAGTTGTGGGAGACAAAAACACAAGTCTAAATTTACGCTACAAAACCGGGCGCAGTTTAACATACGAACAAAAAGACGTTTATGTAGTCAAAGAACCAAAATCAATTGGTTTGCCTGCAATAAACATGAGCAGTTCGTTTATTTTTGCCAAAAATGATTTTTTCTTGGCTTACGTAAACAACTACAATCATTATGTGAGCTATTACAAAAACACTTACCAGCACGGAGGAATTTCATTAGAAGAAATGATTATTCCGTTCCTGGTTTTTAATCCTAAATAA
- a CDS encoding HD domain-containing protein — MTQINKLKIFNDPIYGFITIPNELVYDLIQHPYFQRLRRISQMGLSYLVYPGANHTRFHHALGCMHLMKKAIDTLRFKDVVISDEEENALLIAILLHDIGHGPFSHAMEKSIVEDVHHEAISLLFMNQLNEEFGGRLSLAIQVFKGEYHRKFMLQLISSQLDMDRMDYLKRDSFYTGVAEGNVNSERLIQMMNVENDVLVIEEKGIYSVEKFLLSRRLMYWQAYLHKTSLVAELILMKVLKRAKELVLKGVDLPCSEPLSYFMHNKITLEDFDAEKLDLFSQLDDFDIISALKAWQRQDDFVLSTLSKMIINRDLLKIKMSAEKVSMEESQSLKEQFANKHHISQLEAGYFIFRGKIKNQAYSKEAEPIRILKKDKTIEDVVEASDQLNLKSLSKLVTKYYICFPKQLI, encoded by the coding sequence GTGACTCAGATCAATAAACTTAAAATATTCAACGATCCTATATATGGATTCATTACGATTCCGAATGAGCTGGTTTACGACTTAATTCAGCATCCTTATTTTCAGCGTCTGCGTCGTATTTCACAGATGGGATTATCGTATTTGGTATACCCAGGAGCCAATCATACCCGTTTTCATCATGCGCTAGGCTGTATGCATTTGATGAAGAAAGCCATTGATACGCTTCGTTTTAAAGATGTTGTTATTTCGGATGAAGAAGAAAATGCGCTCCTGATAGCAATTTTACTTCATGATATAGGACATGGGCCATTTTCGCACGCTATGGAAAAAAGTATTGTGGAAGATGTGCATCATGAAGCCATTTCGCTATTGTTTATGAATCAGCTGAATGAAGAGTTTGGCGGAAGATTGAGTCTGGCGATTCAGGTTTTTAAGGGAGAATACCATAGAAAATTCATGCTTCAATTGATTTCAAGTCAGTTGGATATGGATCGAATGGATTACTTGAAACGCGATAGTTTTTATACAGGTGTTGCTGAAGGAAATGTAAATTCTGAACGATTGATTCAGATGATGAATGTAGAAAATGACGTTTTGGTGATTGAAGAAAAAGGAATTTATTCTGTAGAAAAATTTCTGCTTTCTAGAAGATTAATGTACTGGCAGGCCTATTTGCATAAAACAAGTCTGGTTGCCGAATTAATTTTGATGAAAGTTTTAAAAAGAGCAAAAGAACTGGTTTTAAAAGGTGTAGATCTTCCTTGCAGTGAACCGCTTTCTTATTTTATGCATAACAAAATTACGCTTGAAGATTTTGATGCTGAAAAGTTAGATTTATTTTCACAGTTAGATGATTTTGATATTATTAGTGCTCTAAAAGCTTGGCAGAGACAAGATGATTTTGTTTTAAGCACTTTGAGTAAAATGATAATCAACAGAGATTTGCTTAAAATAAAAATGAGCGCCGAGAAAGTTTCTATGGAAGAGTCTCAGTCTTTGAAAGAGCAGTTTGCCAATAAGCACCATATTTCGCAATTGGAGGCAGGATATTTTATTTTTAGAGGGAAAATTAAAAACCAAGCTTATAGTAAAGAAGCGGAACCTATTCGTATTTTGAAAAAAGATAAAACAATTGAAGATGTTGTTGAGGCTTCTGACCAGCTGAATCTGAAATCGTTATCTAAATTGGTGACAAAATATTATATCTGTTTTCCAAAACAACTTATATAA